One stretch of Chryseobacterium sp. LJ668 DNA includes these proteins:
- the frr gene encoding ribosome recycling factor, with the protein MEELDLIVESVKHDMEAAIKHLDHAFQRIRAGRASTNMVQDVMVEYYGAPTPLNQVANVSVPDAMTISIQPWDRTAIGAIEKAIINSNLGFAPSNNGENIILNVPPLTEDRRRELAKQAKGETEDTKIVVRNARQNGIKELKKLEGISEDAIKSVEEEIQVLTDKHVKLCDDHLKTKEAEIMKV; encoded by the coding sequence ATGGAAGAATTAGATCTTATTGTAGAATCTGTAAAACATGATATGGAAGCAGCTATAAAGCACTTGGATCATGCATTTCAAAGAATCAGGGCGGGACGTGCGTCTACAAATATGGTGCAGGATGTGATGGTAGAGTATTATGGTGCTCCGACTCCTCTTAATCAGGTTGCTAACGTTTCTGTGCCCGATGCGATGACCATTTCTATTCAACCTTGGGATAGAACAGCAATTGGAGCTATAGAAAAAGCAATCATCAATTCAAATTTAGGCTTTGCGCCTTCCAATAATGGTGAAAATATTATCCTTAATGTACCGCCTTTGACAGAGGATAGGAGAAGAGAGCTAGCCAAACAAGCTAAAGGAGAAACCGAAGATACTAAAATTGTTGTGAGAAACGCAAGACAAAACGGGATCAAAGAATTAAAGAAACTTGAGGGTATTTCTGAAGATGCTATAAAAAGTGTAGAAGAAGAAATCCAGGTGCTTACTGACAAGCATGTGAAACTTTGTGACGATCATCTTAAGACGAAAGAAGCTGAAATTATGAAAGTGTAA
- the pyrH gene encoding UMP kinase — MKYKRILLKLSGEALMGNRQYGIDTERLMEYAQEIKKVVDLGCEIAIVIGGGNIFRGVAGAAKGMDRVQGDYMGMLATVINGMALQGALEDAGIRTRLQSAIEMDKVAEPFIKRRAVRHLEKGRVVIFGAGTGNPYFTTDTAATLRAIEIDAEVILKGTRVDGIYDSDPEKNENAVKYNSLSFDEVFEKNLKVMDMTAFTLSHENKLPIIVFDMNKDGNLVKIVEGESVGTLVNI, encoded by the coding sequence ATGAAATATAAAAGAATCCTTCTAAAACTGAGTGGTGAGGCATTGATGGGGAACAGACAGTACGGTATTGATACCGAAAGACTGATGGAATACGCTCAGGAAATCAAAAAGGTAGTAGACCTTGGCTGTGAAATTGCTATCGTCATTGGAGGAGGAAATATTTTCCGTGGTGTTGCGGGTGCTGCAAAAGGTATGGATAGGGTACAGGGTGATTATATGGGAATGCTTGCAACCGTTATCAACGGAATGGCATTACAAGGTGCTCTAGAAGATGCCGGAATCAGAACCAGACTGCAATCTGCCATCGAAATGGATAAAGTCGCTGAACCATTCATCAAAAGAAGAGCCGTAAGACATCTTGAAAAGGGTAGAGTAGTGATCTTCGGGGCGGGTACAGGAAACCCTTATTTTACCACAGATACTGCAGCAACTCTAAGAGCTATAGAAATTGATGCAGAAGTTATATTAAAAGGAACCAGAGTAGACGGAATCTACGATAGCGATCCTGAGAAAAACGAAAATGCAGTAAAATACAACTCCCTATCTTTCGACGAAGTTTTTGAAAAAAATCTTAAGGTAATGGATATGACGGCATTTACATTAAGCCATGAAAACAAATTGCCCATCATTGTGTTTGATATGAATAAGGATGGTAATTTAGTGAAGATTGTTGAAGGAGAATCTGTCGGAACTTTAGTGAATATTTAA
- the porQ gene encoding type IX secretion system protein PorQ has translation MKKVLIFSLFLSGIVSFAQTGTNVYPFLNIPVSARQASLGGDAITARDHDVSFAIANPSLLNKESDKQLSVNATAYLADSKYGTIAYAKDLDNGHMVTVNARYMSYGNIPRTDDSGFEMGEFSASDVAVGGGYAYQFEEDWTIGGGLNFITSKIDTYTSSALAGTLGVTYHPKQSKEVVSVVLRNFGYQLKSFNGDRENLPFRIDLGYTKILKAFPLAITITAHDLQEFDISSELNVNGQEVNIGRKIADHFSLGAELFPEKSFNFRLGYNVRRGNELAVADQRNFSGLSAGFGLKVSRFRIDYAHVRYHNSSNVNQIGISVDLSGHQGE, from the coding sequence TTGAAGAAAGTTCTAATTTTTTCACTATTTCTTTCGGGAATTGTTTCATTTGCTCAAACTGGAACAAACGTATATCCGTTTCTGAATATTCCTGTTTCTGCAAGACAGGCTTCTTTGGGTGGTGATGCTATCACAGCGAGAGATCATGATGTTTCTTTTGCCATAGCTAATCCTTCTTTGCTAAATAAGGAGTCTGACAAACAGCTTTCTGTAAACGCAACAGCATATCTCGCAGATTCAAAGTACGGAACGATTGCCTACGCAAAAGATCTTGATAATGGTCACATGGTTACTGTGAACGCACGCTATATGAGCTACGGAAATATCCCGAGAACCGATGACAGCGGTTTTGAAATGGGAGAATTCTCAGCTTCAGACGTTGCCGTTGGCGGTGGATATGCTTATCAGTTTGAAGAAGACTGGACGATTGGCGGTGGGTTGAATTTTATTACTTCAAAAATCGACACCTATACTTCTTCTGCATTGGCAGGAACGTTGGGCGTTACTTACCATCCAAAACAAAGTAAAGAAGTAGTTTCTGTCGTATTAAGAAACTTTGGATATCAGCTAAAATCTTTCAATGGTGATAGAGAAAATTTGCCATTCAGAATAGATTTGGGATATACAAAAATCTTAAAAGCCTTTCCTCTTGCAATTACAATTACTGCACACGATTTACAGGAATTCGATATTTCATCTGAGCTCAATGTCAACGGACAGGAAGTGAATATCGGAAGAAAGATTGCCGATCACTTTTCTTTAGGAGCAGAGCTTTTTCCTGAAAAAAGTTTCAATTTTAGATTAGGATATAATGTCAGAAGAGGAAACGAACTAGCTGTTGCCGATCAAAGAAACTTCTCCGGACTTTCTGCAGGCTTCGGACTTAAGGTTTCAAGATTTCGTATTGATTATGCGCATGTGAGATACCATAATTCTTCGAATGTCAACCAAATCGGAATTTCAGTCGATCTTAGCGGTCATCAGGGAGAATAA
- the cmk gene encoding (d)CMP kinase, whose product MKKPVIAIDGYSSTGKSSISKIIAEKLGIVHLDTGALYRGITWFALQNCVNDDETINLSELFNSFPLIELEFKNDGGELVLFLNHINVSKEIRSNEVSKNVSFIAKQKEVRDFLMESQRNLAQKGGIIMDGRDIGTVVLPNADFKFFLTASIEERTNRRYQELLHLGIDTDEQQVKENLIARDKIDSEREIAPLKQANDAIVIDNTMLTKKETIESILAYVKK is encoded by the coding sequence ATGAAAAAACCAGTGATAGCGATTGACGGATACTCATCAACAGGGAAAAGTTCCATATCAAAAATTATTGCCGAAAAGTTAGGAATTGTACATTTAGATACAGGAGCTCTATATCGTGGTATTACCTGGTTTGCCCTGCAGAATTGTGTAAATGACGATGAAACTATCAATCTTTCTGAGCTTTTTAATTCTTTTCCCCTCATTGAGCTAGAATTTAAAAATGATGGCGGCGAACTGGTATTATTTCTCAATCATATCAATGTTTCAAAAGAAATCCGCTCAAATGAAGTATCAAAAAATGTAAGTTTCATTGCAAAACAAAAAGAAGTTAGAGATTTTCTTATGGAATCTCAGCGCAATCTGGCACAAAAAGGCGGAATTATAATGGATGGCAGAGATATTGGCACTGTCGTTTTACCCAATGCCGATTTTAAATTTTTTCTCACTGCCAGTATTGAAGAAAGAACTAATAGAAGATACCAGGAATTGCTTCATCTCGGAATTGATACTGATGAGCAGCAGGTGAAAGAAAACCTTATTGCCAGGGATAAAATCGACAGTGAGAGGGAAATTGCCCCGTTAAAACAAGCCAACGACGCAATAGTAATTGATAATACGATGCTTACAAAGAAAGAGACTATAGAAAGCATCCTTGCATATGTAAAAAAATAA
- a CDS encoding YtxH domain-containing protein: MSKKENNTAGILAGLLAGAAAGVILGMLYAPEEGKETRKKIKTKANDLKEEAKNKYGEVSEKVKDQYGNISTTFKETASNVAHTVKDGYDKYKDQIVSKTTDIVKDVETGLNDLKG; encoded by the coding sequence ATGTCTAAAAAAGAGAATAATACAGCGGGTATTTTAGCGGGACTTCTTGCAGGTGCAGCAGCAGGAGTGATTTTAGGAATGTTGTATGCTCCTGAAGAAGGTAAGGAAACGAGAAAAAAAATTAAAACAAAAGCGAACGATCTGAAAGAAGAAGCTAAAAACAAATACGGTGAAGTTTCTGAAAAAGTAAAAGATCAGTACGGAAATATCTCTACTACCTTTAAAGAAACTGCAAGTAACGTAGCTCATACCGTAAAAGATGGTTACGATAAATATAAAGATCAGATTGTTTCTAAGACTACTGATATCGTAAAAGATGTTGAAACAGGATTGAATGATCTGAAAGGATAA
- a CDS encoding phage holin family protein, which yields MIETIKEYASKRIDLLKIEATEKSSISAGVVAYLVTLLVAFAFFIILFNFGLAFFIGKLLNNTSYGFLIVAAFYLLIMIIVITFKKRIVNMVANKVIEFLNH from the coding sequence ATGATAGAAACTATAAAAGAATATGCATCGAAGCGAATTGACCTTCTGAAAATAGAAGCCACAGAAAAATCATCAATATCTGCTGGAGTTGTTGCCTATCTCGTTACTTTATTAGTTGCTTTTGCTTTTTTTATTATCCTTTTTAATTTTGGATTGGCATTTTTTATAGGTAAACTATTGAATAATACTTCTTATGGATTTTTAATTGTAGCAGCATTTTATTTGCTAATAATGATTATAGTTATTACATTTAAAAAACGAATTGTAAACATGGTCGCAAATAAAGTAATCGAATTTTTAAATCACTAA